A region of the Etheostoma cragini isolate CJK2018 unplaced genomic scaffold, CSU_Ecrag_1.0 ScbMSFa_1537, whole genome shotgun sequence genome:
gaccacatacagggagcagatcagacacaacacaaaatgcCGAAGCaaaagtgcagcttcacagaTGAACTGCAAAAAACCTTTTCACGTCCCGTCCTGGTCAGGACAGTAACTTATGTCTCCTCTTCCAGTCCCCTACCTTTTGTCTCCTCCCCCGTCTCCTACCGTTTGTCTCCTCCCCCGTCTCCTACCGTTTGTCTCCTCCCCCGTCTCCTACCTTATGTCTGATCCAGGCCTCCACCTCTTCCACTTTCTGCAGGAACTCCAGGAAGTCTCTGTTGTCTTCCAGATCTTTCCCCCGGGTGGCCAGGGCCTCCTTCAGCTCCTCCCAGTGGCGCTGTAGGGCGGCGCTGCTCCTCTTCACCTCCTTGGACCTGGGGTGTCGAAGGGAAACCAGCTCCTCTCCAGCCTGGAGACACACAACAAGAAGACAGTCTGACCCTGAACTTTGAAGCCAATTTCTTTCATTAGGGTGTTTTGTTAAACGAGTACACACAGTTCTACAGGTTTTTGCAGATTCAACGTGATCCACATgcaaacaactaaaacatccagctacaaaaaaaagactggAACTCAGGGTGGAGGTACAACAAGGCGATGTTATGGAGCGCACCGTCCCGCTAGAGACATGTGACCTCACCCGCAGCACGGAGCTGATGGTCTCTCTGTGCGCCAGGATCTCGGCCTCAAACACCTGATGTTTCTGGAGAAGCTTCATCTTGGCCTGAAGAGTGCTGAGGTCGGCTTTCCCGTCCTCCGCCATTTTCTGCCTCCGCTCAGACGCCCACTCCTCGGCCTGAAGACACACAGACggtttatatagaccttagtggttcccgaatactgtatgtgtttatatagtATGTGCTGTATATGCAGTTAGTTACCTCCGCAAC
Encoded here:
- the LOC117940035 gene encoding spectrin beta chain, non-erythrocytic 5-like, which translates into the protein PLTAGLISPQILLQNGTLGNTVDETEGLIKRHEAFEKLLSSQEDKLSSLKDLSERLRKLLSSEKSRLVQAKLKALLQRRDRIRELSVKRREELELSRMLCIFNRDVAEAEEWASERRQKMAEDGKADLSTLQAKMKLLQKHQVFEAEILAHRETISSVLRAGEELVSLRHPRSKEVKRSSAALQRHWEELKEALATRGKDLEDNRDFLEFLQKVEEVEAWIRHKVGDGGGDKR